The Cottoperca gobio chromosome 22, fCotGob3.1, whole genome shotgun sequence genome contains a region encoding:
- the rab3gap2 gene encoding rab3 GTPase-activating protein non-catalytic subunit isoform X7 gives MSCSLLEFCRLHELKTVRDYLFQSQKNEPVEEKNQTENDLSWETSEWESAWDSGENKEEEATSATMVEEEPTGQRSPWLQDCVVSLSPCSDLLVVAREQKAVFLSAKWRTDDGGREEMTLAVSWTGTLSTDEGECVSSSICIPLASQKRSSTGRPDWTCVVVGFTSGYVRFYTENGVLLLAQLLHEDPVLRLKCRTYEIPRHPGVTEQHEELSILYPAALVTIDGFSLFQSLRACRNQVARAAAAGSDVIQPPPLAYKKWGLQDMDTIVDHSSVGVMTLCVFDQMKNASILGGFNASVKGNPPAMSQYVTVGGGPYTGFFYAVEGSSQPLLSHVALAVASKLTSALFSAASGWLGWNKHKNEEEAVQKHKPKVEPATPLGIRFGLPDSRRHGESICLSPCNTLAGVTDDFGRVTLLDLARGIAIRMWKGYRDAQLGWLQVPEERGDREFSPSTSLPRRHALFLVIYAPRRGILEVWGMQQGPRVGAFTVGKHCRLLYAGYRLMGVNSVTSKGWQLHTQQVCLLDPVTGALRTVNIPFHLALSDKKSERAKDMHLLKKLTTVLRSRQVEPDILESEAKSALLDIKHPAIKKQALESLLSNKNAPVSCLTNITSALYDTLQQQDPEEVDPALLQLCSSQLKLLQLYTDIQHLHSAADMEACSKNDSLEGIEDELSRVGPTLQRYAQLTLRPSVSFAQDSPDSTLPAQVFLSQMECTEDEELRVIRCSDTEWTQLGNFMFWGCLCGKSPLYKVCDTLQQAGISPQQLLSLLLSVWLQREKEVLQKPEETVRNLHTLLIALSNMKGAVEESWDPQSISPWWQQVRFTCIQSHNAAAALLAAFVAHRATKASITSRADSKLQLEWEAVSLELEQWVVCVRQLEDVLVLQTLLLVPPQGAAGGAAAQCSIKTLLEGGTGGIADSVSKWVFRHNLAPERLKEILQKKEEEDEKLEQKAGEEGKEPEEKSQEDTDRTAELLVAVCQRFPHSLSPDLLFAHCCWEYVVQWNKDPEEGQYLWCAVEHLKLVSSPHIQLGISAMMWSTFIVKRFSAAAFLLEKVGKAPKDRLCRRDVGMGDKAMTSFLGCCVQLLQILMEADSAVEEVPAPELSVEEVWCGAEGPASLAELALEQRGVHYPLVQHHCLVASLLHAAMTFSLKVKPLSLFDSKGKNAFFRDLTTIQLMPSGDMDPGLVSQRQEFLLRVLSGWVQAINDPSSSASGTRSPSPPSSGPKADWWPSLCLDLGSLLQVNPDILRRHLVCELYNEGLDPRAEEVMLEVEDKDVLGSQLLVLTGQRLSYSLLHSQSQTQAAMELLARLPPTLCTWLKAMDPSELRCPMVPLSQTSRLVGRLIEILPENHAQYSLALHLLEAVEVLTTEG, from the exons ATGTCCTGCAGCTTATTGGAGTTTTGTCGGCTCCATGAGCTGAAAACGGTCAGGGACTACTTGTTCCAGAGTCAGAAAAACGAGCCAGTGGAGGAGAAGAATCAAACAG AAAATGACCTGTCCTGGGAGACCTCTGAGTGGGAGTCGGCATGGGATAGTGGTGAAAACAAAGAGGAGGAAGCCACTTCTGCCACAATG gtggaggaggagcccacaggtcagaggtcaccctGGCTGCAGGACTGTGTAGTGTCCCTGTCGCCCTGCTCTGACCTGCTGGTAGTGGCCCGCGAACAGAAGGCTGTCTTTCTCTCAG CTAAGTGGCGTACAGATGACGGCGGCAGAGAGGAAATGACCCTGGCTGTGTCTTGGACTGGAACCCTCAGCACGGACGAAGG agagtgtgtgagcAGCTCCATCTGTATACCTTTGGCAAGCCAGAAGAG gagctCCACAGGGCGGCCTGATTGGACATGTGTAGTCGTGGGTTTCACTTCCGGCTATGTCCGCTTCTACACAGAG AACGGAGTTCTTCTCCTGGCCCAGCTGCTGCATGAGGACCCTGTGTTGAGGCTCAAGTGTCGCACATATGAGATCCCTCGTCATCCTGGAGTGACTGAGCAg CATGAAGAGTTAAGTATCCTCTACCCTGCTGCTCTGGTCACTATCGATGGCTTCAGCCTCTTTCAGTCTCTGCGTGCCTGCAGGAACCAGGTGgcaagag cggcagcagcaggcagTGATGTGATCCAGCCTCCTCCCCTGGCCTATAAGAAGTGGGGTCTGCAGGACATGGACACCATTGTGGACCACAGTAGTGTGG GCGTtatgacactgtgtgtgtttgaccagATGAAGAATGCATCTATCCTGGGGGGGTTTAATGCTTCAGTCAAGGGAAACCCCCCCGCCATGAGCCAGTATGTCACTGTGGGAGGTGGGCCGTACACAGGCTTTTTCTATGCTGTAGAG GGAAGCTCccagcctctcctctctcacgtGGCTCTGGCTGTGGCCAGTAAACTCACCTCAGCCCTCTTCAGTGctgccag TGGATGGTTGGGTTGGAACAAGCACAAGAATGAAGAGGAGGCTGTTCAGAAACATAAGCCCAAGGTGGAGCCTGCTACGCCCTTGGGGATCAG GTTTGGTCTCCCAGACTCTCGTCGCCACGGGGAGTCCATCTGCCTGTCCCCCTGCAACACGCTGGCTGGAGTGACGGATGACTTTGGTCGTGTCACGCTGCTGGACTTGGCCAGGGGCATTGCCATCCGCATGTGGAAAG GTTACCGAGATGCTCAGCTGGGTTGGCTGCAGGTTCCAGAGGAGCGAGGCGATCGGGAGTTCTCCCCCTCTACCTCCCTCCCCAGACGCCATGCTTTGTTCCTGGTCATCTACGCACCCCGCAGGGGAATCCTGGAGGTGTGGGGGATGCAGCAGGGGCCTCGAGTCGGAGCTTTCACTGTGGGCAAACACTGCAG GTTGCTGTATGCTGGCTACCGTCTGATGGGGGTTAACAGTGTGACCAGTAAGGGCTGGCAGCTCCACACCCAGCAGGTGTGTCTGCTGGATCCCGTCACAGGAGCTTTGAGGACAGTGAACATCCCCTTCCACCTGGCCCTCAG TGACAAGAAGAGCGAGCGAGCCAAAGATATGCACCTGTTAAAGAAACTGACTACTGTACTCAGGAGCAGACAGGTGGAGCCTG ATATTTTGGAGAGCGAAGCCAAAAGTGCGCTGCTTGACATCAAACACCCCGCCATTAAGAAGCAg GCTTTGGAGTCTCTGCTGTCTAATAAGAATGCTCCTGTCTCATGTCTTACTAACATCACAAGCGCCTTATATGACACTCTGCAGCAACAAG ACCCTGAGGAAGTGGATCCAGCATTACTCCAGCTCTGCTCTTCACAGCTGAAATTGCTTCAGCTCTACACTGACATCCAGCACCTGCACTCTGCTGCAGACATGGAGGCCTGCTCTAAAAAT GACTCCCTAGAAGGCATAGAGGATGAATTGTCCCGTGTTGGTCCTACCTTGCAGCGCTACGCCCAGCTCACCTTGAGACCCAGTGTGTCCTTCGCCCAGGACTCGCCTGACTCCACCCTGCCTGCCcaagtctttctctctcagatgGAGTGCACCGAGGACGAGGAGTTGAGGGTCATCCGCTGCTCTGATACGGAATGGACTCAGCTAG GGAACTTTATGTTCTGGGGTTGTCTGTGTGGAAAGAGCCCACTTTATAAAGTCTGTGACACACTGCAGCAGGCTGGCATCAGTCCACAGCAGCTACTG TCTCTTTTGCTAAGTGTGTGGTTgcaaagagagaaggaggtgcTGCAGAAACCAGAAGAAACTGttagaaatctacacacactACTCATCGCCCTCAGCAACatgaaag gTGCAGTTGAGGAGTCATGGGACCCCCAGTCTATTTCTCCCTGGTGGCAGCAAGTTCGCTTTACATGCATCCAGTCCCACAATGCTGCCGCTGCTCTGCTGGCTGCCTTCGTTGCTCACCGCGCTACCAAGGCTAGCATCACAAGCCGGGCTGACAGCAAG TTGCAGTTAGAGTGGGAGGCTGTGTCCCTGGAGTTGGAGCAGTGGGTTGTGTGTGTTCGCCAGCTAGAGGATGTTTTGGTGCTGCAGACTCTACTGTTGGTGCCTCCTCAGGGAGCAGCAGGAGGCGCTGCAGCACAGTGCTCCATCAAAACGCTGCTGGAGGGAGGCACAG GTGGCATTGCTGACAGTGTCTCCAAGTGGGTGTTCAGGCACAACTTGGCTCCTGAGCGACTAAAGGAAATTCTccagaagaaagaagaggaagatgaaaaaCTGGAGCAGAAGGCcggagaagaaggaaaggagCCAGAGGAGAAGAGCCAAGAGGACACCGACAGGACAGCAG AGCTGTTGGTGGCAGTGTGCCAGCGGTTCCCTCACTCCCTCTCGCCTGACTTGCTCTTCGCCCACTGCTGCTGGGAATATGTAGTGCAGTGGAACAAAGACCCTGAG GAGGGCCAATACTTATGGTGTGCTGTGGAACATTTGAAGCTGGTCTCCAGTCCACATATCCAACTAG GTATTTCTGCAATGATGTGGAGCACGTTCATTGTCAAGCGTTTCTCAGCAGCAGCCTTCCTCCTGGAGAAG GTGGGGAAAGCGCCCAAAGATCGCTTATGTCGACGG GATGTCGGGATGGGGGACAAAGCCATGACGTCTTTCCTGGGCTGctgtgtgcagctgctgcagatccTCATGGAG GCGGACTCGGCGGTGGAGGAGGTTCCCGCTCCGGAGCTGTCCGTGGAGGAGGTGTGGTGCGGGGCGGAGGGCCCTGCGTCGCTAGCCGAACTTGCCCTGGAGCAGAGGGGCGTCCACTACCCTCTGGTGCAACACCACTGCCTGGTAGCCTCCCTGCTACATGCTGCTATGACCTTCAGTCTGAAGGTCAAACCACTCAGCCTGTTTGACAGTAAG ggtAAGAATGCTTTCTTCAGAGATCTGACGACCATCCAGTTGATGCCCAGTGGAGACATGGACCCCGGTCTGGTCTCGCAAAGACAAGAG TTCCTCCTCCGGGTGCTGAGCGGCTGGGTGCAGGCTATAAATGATCCTTCCAGCTCAGCCTCGGGCACCAGGTccccctctccaccctccagTGGCCCCAAGGCTGACTGGTGGCCCTCGCTGTGTCTGGATCTGGGCTCCCTGCTGCAGGTTAACCCCGACATCCTGAGACGGCACCTCGTCTGCGAGCTCTACAACGAGGGCCTGGACCCCCGGGCTGAAGAG GTGATGTTAGAGGTGGAAGATAAGGATGTTCTGGGCTCCCAGCTGCTGGTGCTGACGGGCCAGAGGCTGAGCTACTCACTGCTGCACAGCCAGAGCCAGACGCAGGCTGCCATGGAGCTGCTGGCCCGCCTGCCCCCCACCCTCTGCACATGGCTCAAGGCTATG GACCCCAGTGAGCTGCGGTGCCCCATGGTCCCCCTGTCCCAGACCAGCAGGCTGGTCGGCCGTCTGATAGAAATCCTGCCGGAGAACCACGCCCAGTACAGCCTGGCCCTGCACCTCCTGGAGGCTGTGGAGGTCCTCACCACTGAGGGCTGA
- the rab3gap2 gene encoding rab3 GTPase-activating protein non-catalytic subunit isoform X4, translating into MSCSLLEFCRLHELKTVRDYLFQSQKNEPVEEKNQTENDLSWETSEWESAWDSGENKEEEATSATMVEEEPTGQRSPWLQDCVVSLSPCSDLLVVAREQKAVFLSAKWRTDDGGREEMTLAVSWTGTLSTDEGECVSSSICIPLASQKRSSTGRPDWTCVVVGFTSGYVRFYTENGVLLLAQLLHEDPVLRLKCRTYEIPRHPGVTEQHEELSILYPAALVTIDGFSLFQSLRACRNQVARAAAAGSDVIQPPPLAYKKWGLQDMDTIVDHSSVGVMTLCVFDQMKNASILGGFNASVKGNPPAMSQYVTVGGGPYTGFFYAVEGSSQPLLSHVALAVASKLTSALFSAASGWLGWNKHKNEEEAVQKHKPKVEPATPLGIRFGLPDSRRHGESICLSPCNTLAGVTDDFGRVTLLDLARGIAIRMWKGYRDAQLGWLQVPEERGDREFSPSTSLPRRHALFLVIYAPRRGILEVWGMQQGPRVGAFTVGKHCRLLYAGYRLMGVNSVTSKGWQLHTQQVCLLDPVTGALRTVNIPFHLALSDKKSERAKDMHLLKKLTTVLRSRQVEPDILESEAKSALLDIKHPAIKKQALESLLSNKNAPVSCLTNITSALYDTLQQQDPEEVDPALLQLCSSQLKLLQLYTDIQHLHSAADMEACSKNDSLEGIEDELSRVGPTLQRYAQLTLRPSVSFAQDSPDSTLPAQVFLSQMECTEDEELRVIRCSDTEWTQLGNFMFWGCLCGKSPLYKVCDTLQQAGISPQQLLSLLLSVWLQREKEVLQKPEETVRNLHTLLIALSNMKGAVEESWDPQSISPWWQQVRFTCIQSHNAAAALLAAFVAHRATKASITSRADSKLQLEWEAVSLELEQWVVCVRQLEDVLVLQTLLLVPPQGAAGGAAAQCSIKTLLEGGTGGIADSVSKWVFRHNLAPERLKEILQKKEEEDEKLEQKAGEEGKEPEEKSQEDTDRTAELLVAVCQRFPHSLSPDLLFAHCCWEYVVQWNKDPEEGQYLWCAVEHLKLVSSPHIQLGISAMMWSTFIVKRFSAAAFLLEKVGKAPKDRLCRRDVGMGDKAMTSFLGCCVQLLQILMEVTGVLVKDQSHLSFIDYYADSAVEEVPAPELSVEEVWCGAEGPASLAELALEQRGVHYPLVQHHCLVASLLHAAMTFSLKVKPLSLFDSKGKNAFFRDLTTIQLMPSGDMDPGLVSQRQEFLLRVLSGWVQAINDPSSSASGTRSPSPPSSGPKADWWPSLCLDLGSLLQVNPDILRRHLVCELYNEGLDPRAEEVMLEVEDKDVLGSQLLVLTGQRLSYSLLHSQSQTQAAMELLARLPPTLCTWLKAMDPSELRCPMVPLSQTSRLVGRLIEILPENHAQYSLALHLLEAVEVLTTEG; encoded by the exons ATGTCCTGCAGCTTATTGGAGTTTTGTCGGCTCCATGAGCTGAAAACGGTCAGGGACTACTTGTTCCAGAGTCAGAAAAACGAGCCAGTGGAGGAGAAGAATCAAACAG AAAATGACCTGTCCTGGGAGACCTCTGAGTGGGAGTCGGCATGGGATAGTGGTGAAAACAAAGAGGAGGAAGCCACTTCTGCCACAATG gtggaggaggagcccacaggtcagaggtcaccctGGCTGCAGGACTGTGTAGTGTCCCTGTCGCCCTGCTCTGACCTGCTGGTAGTGGCCCGCGAACAGAAGGCTGTCTTTCTCTCAG CTAAGTGGCGTACAGATGACGGCGGCAGAGAGGAAATGACCCTGGCTGTGTCTTGGACTGGAACCCTCAGCACGGACGAAGG agagtgtgtgagcAGCTCCATCTGTATACCTTTGGCAAGCCAGAAGAG gagctCCACAGGGCGGCCTGATTGGACATGTGTAGTCGTGGGTTTCACTTCCGGCTATGTCCGCTTCTACACAGAG AACGGAGTTCTTCTCCTGGCCCAGCTGCTGCATGAGGACCCTGTGTTGAGGCTCAAGTGTCGCACATATGAGATCCCTCGTCATCCTGGAGTGACTGAGCAg CATGAAGAGTTAAGTATCCTCTACCCTGCTGCTCTGGTCACTATCGATGGCTTCAGCCTCTTTCAGTCTCTGCGTGCCTGCAGGAACCAGGTGgcaagag cggcagcagcaggcagTGATGTGATCCAGCCTCCTCCCCTGGCCTATAAGAAGTGGGGTCTGCAGGACATGGACACCATTGTGGACCACAGTAGTGTGG GCGTtatgacactgtgtgtgtttgaccagATGAAGAATGCATCTATCCTGGGGGGGTTTAATGCTTCAGTCAAGGGAAACCCCCCCGCCATGAGCCAGTATGTCACTGTGGGAGGTGGGCCGTACACAGGCTTTTTCTATGCTGTAGAG GGAAGCTCccagcctctcctctctcacgtGGCTCTGGCTGTGGCCAGTAAACTCACCTCAGCCCTCTTCAGTGctgccag TGGATGGTTGGGTTGGAACAAGCACAAGAATGAAGAGGAGGCTGTTCAGAAACATAAGCCCAAGGTGGAGCCTGCTACGCCCTTGGGGATCAG GTTTGGTCTCCCAGACTCTCGTCGCCACGGGGAGTCCATCTGCCTGTCCCCCTGCAACACGCTGGCTGGAGTGACGGATGACTTTGGTCGTGTCACGCTGCTGGACTTGGCCAGGGGCATTGCCATCCGCATGTGGAAAG GTTACCGAGATGCTCAGCTGGGTTGGCTGCAGGTTCCAGAGGAGCGAGGCGATCGGGAGTTCTCCCCCTCTACCTCCCTCCCCAGACGCCATGCTTTGTTCCTGGTCATCTACGCACCCCGCAGGGGAATCCTGGAGGTGTGGGGGATGCAGCAGGGGCCTCGAGTCGGAGCTTTCACTGTGGGCAAACACTGCAG GTTGCTGTATGCTGGCTACCGTCTGATGGGGGTTAACAGTGTGACCAGTAAGGGCTGGCAGCTCCACACCCAGCAGGTGTGTCTGCTGGATCCCGTCACAGGAGCTTTGAGGACAGTGAACATCCCCTTCCACCTGGCCCTCAG TGACAAGAAGAGCGAGCGAGCCAAAGATATGCACCTGTTAAAGAAACTGACTACTGTACTCAGGAGCAGACAGGTGGAGCCTG ATATTTTGGAGAGCGAAGCCAAAAGTGCGCTGCTTGACATCAAACACCCCGCCATTAAGAAGCAg GCTTTGGAGTCTCTGCTGTCTAATAAGAATGCTCCTGTCTCATGTCTTACTAACATCACAAGCGCCTTATATGACACTCTGCAGCAACAAG ACCCTGAGGAAGTGGATCCAGCATTACTCCAGCTCTGCTCTTCACAGCTGAAATTGCTTCAGCTCTACACTGACATCCAGCACCTGCACTCTGCTGCAGACATGGAGGCCTGCTCTAAAAAT GACTCCCTAGAAGGCATAGAGGATGAATTGTCCCGTGTTGGTCCTACCTTGCAGCGCTACGCCCAGCTCACCTTGAGACCCAGTGTGTCCTTCGCCCAGGACTCGCCTGACTCCACCCTGCCTGCCcaagtctttctctctcagatgGAGTGCACCGAGGACGAGGAGTTGAGGGTCATCCGCTGCTCTGATACGGAATGGACTCAGCTAG GGAACTTTATGTTCTGGGGTTGTCTGTGTGGAAAGAGCCCACTTTATAAAGTCTGTGACACACTGCAGCAGGCTGGCATCAGTCCACAGCAGCTACTG TCTCTTTTGCTAAGTGTGTGGTTgcaaagagagaaggaggtgcTGCAGAAACCAGAAGAAACTGttagaaatctacacacactACTCATCGCCCTCAGCAACatgaaag gTGCAGTTGAGGAGTCATGGGACCCCCAGTCTATTTCTCCCTGGTGGCAGCAAGTTCGCTTTACATGCATCCAGTCCCACAATGCTGCCGCTGCTCTGCTGGCTGCCTTCGTTGCTCACCGCGCTACCAAGGCTAGCATCACAAGCCGGGCTGACAGCAAG TTGCAGTTAGAGTGGGAGGCTGTGTCCCTGGAGTTGGAGCAGTGGGTTGTGTGTGTTCGCCAGCTAGAGGATGTTTTGGTGCTGCAGACTCTACTGTTGGTGCCTCCTCAGGGAGCAGCAGGAGGCGCTGCAGCACAGTGCTCCATCAAAACGCTGCTGGAGGGAGGCACAG GTGGCATTGCTGACAGTGTCTCCAAGTGGGTGTTCAGGCACAACTTGGCTCCTGAGCGACTAAAGGAAATTCTccagaagaaagaagaggaagatgaaaaaCTGGAGCAGAAGGCcggagaagaaggaaaggagCCAGAGGAGAAGAGCCAAGAGGACACCGACAGGACAGCAG AGCTGTTGGTGGCAGTGTGCCAGCGGTTCCCTCACTCCCTCTCGCCTGACTTGCTCTTCGCCCACTGCTGCTGGGAATATGTAGTGCAGTGGAACAAAGACCCTGAG GAGGGCCAATACTTATGGTGTGCTGTGGAACATTTGAAGCTGGTCTCCAGTCCACATATCCAACTAG GTATTTCTGCAATGATGTGGAGCACGTTCATTGTCAAGCGTTTCTCAGCAGCAGCCTTCCTCCTGGAGAAG GTGGGGAAAGCGCCCAAAGATCGCTTATGTCGACGG GATGTCGGGATGGGGGACAAAGCCATGACGTCTTTCCTGGGCTGctgtgtgcagctgctgcagatccTCATGGAGGTGACTGGAGTATTGGTTAAAGATCAGAGCCATTTGTCTTTTATAGATTACTAT GCGGACTCGGCGGTGGAGGAGGTTCCCGCTCCGGAGCTGTCCGTGGAGGAGGTGTGGTGCGGGGCGGAGGGCCCTGCGTCGCTAGCCGAACTTGCCCTGGAGCAGAGGGGCGTCCACTACCCTCTGGTGCAACACCACTGCCTGGTAGCCTCCCTGCTACATGCTGCTATGACCTTCAGTCTGAAGGTCAAACCACTCAGCCTGTTTGACAGTAAG ggtAAGAATGCTTTCTTCAGAGATCTGACGACCATCCAGTTGATGCCCAGTGGAGACATGGACCCCGGTCTGGTCTCGCAAAGACAAGAG TTCCTCCTCCGGGTGCTGAGCGGCTGGGTGCAGGCTATAAATGATCCTTCCAGCTCAGCCTCGGGCACCAGGTccccctctccaccctccagTGGCCCCAAGGCTGACTGGTGGCCCTCGCTGTGTCTGGATCTGGGCTCCCTGCTGCAGGTTAACCCCGACATCCTGAGACGGCACCTCGTCTGCGAGCTCTACAACGAGGGCCTGGACCCCCGGGCTGAAGAG GTGATGTTAGAGGTGGAAGATAAGGATGTTCTGGGCTCCCAGCTGCTGGTGCTGACGGGCCAGAGGCTGAGCTACTCACTGCTGCACAGCCAGAGCCAGACGCAGGCTGCCATGGAGCTGCTGGCCCGCCTGCCCCCCACCCTCTGCACATGGCTCAAGGCTATG GACCCCAGTGAGCTGCGGTGCCCCATGGTCCCCCTGTCCCAGACCAGCAGGCTGGTCGGCCGTCTGATAGAAATCCTGCCGGAGAACCACGCCCAGTACAGCCTGGCCCTGCACCTCCTGGAGGCTGTGGAGGTCCTCACCACTGAGGGCTGA